The following DNA comes from Methanosarcina vacuolata Z-761.
CAATTTTCACTACCGTTAAATGGAGGAAATCAAATTATATTGTTTTAATAATCTTATGTTGTTTTTTAATGTGGTCTTCTTATATTCCTATTTTGACTAACAATATAAAACTAATATTAGATAATATGATTTTATATGATGGAACTGGTTCCGAATTAGGAAGATATTCTAATTCTCTCAATTCTATTCATATTCCATTTTTATATATAGTTATAATAGGTTTGAGACTTTATGGTTTAGAGGTTTTGTTAGGTGTTCTTTCACTTATTTGCATATCCTTAGTATTTATATTTTGGAAAAAATATCATGTAGAAGTAGACTACTACCATAAATTTTCAATAGTAGGCTGGCTATTTTTTGTACTTCTTTCATTGTTAATCTTAATTTTTGCTGATTCATTTGGTTTTATAAGAATTTACCAATATTCTATACTTTTTTCTATTATGCTTATTCCCTTATCAATAAATATGTTATTAGAAAGAACTGAAGTAAAAGAAAAAAAACATCATTTTAAATTGTTGCCGCTATTGTCTCTTTTTTTACTACTAATTACATATTTTTCAACATATAATTTGTTTTTCGCTCCAATTAACTTAAATATAGACCAACAAACTCCAGAAAGCGAATTTTCTGGAATGGAGGTATTTTATCACGTAAAAAATAATTCACAACCTACCTTAGAACTTGGAATTACAAATTTTAGAGTTTATGACGCAGTTTATGGTGTGGCAGAAGGCAAAAAAGAAAAGATACGCTATACGAATCCCGTTATCGAGCACTTTGACTACACAAGTAACTCTTCGATAAACAGTTATTATAATGAAACATCATACCTTTTAATTAGCGATGTAGGTAGATATCAAAAACAAAAACTGTTTCCAGATCTTAAAAGCGAATGGGATTTTACTCCTAAGGATTTTAATAAATTAAACAATGATGCAGGAGTTACTAAATTTTACTCCAATAAATTCTTGGAAATGTATATAATTAACCATTAATAATATATTAATTTCAATATACTTTGTATATATCGGAATGTATTCAGGACTTACGCACTTGAAGAACAAAATCAATTACGTCAAAGACTGTGGATTAAAGTAAAGTTTTAAACAGTTGGCGGTCTAATGCTGTTGATTCTTCAGTTCAACTGCGTAAGTCCTAATATTGTTAAAAATGTTTTAATATCGTATATATATTAATGAGGGCTTTCCATTAAAATATTGTATCTAATCTCGGCAATGGCATATAATTCCGGAAAAGGTGGCCATTATTATAGTTTAAGAACAACTTCTGAAGCAATTAGTATGAAGTTTGACTGTACAATAGTTGTTATTGGAACTAAAGAATCCCCAGTGATAAATCAGTCTAAACTAAAAGTATATAACTTAGTATACAAAAACCTAGGTTTTTTTCAAGTAATGAAAGACCTGAAAAAAGTTGTTGATCTTGAGTGTCCTGATGTTATTCACAGTTTTGATGAGGATGCTTTCTTTTTTGGAAGTTTACTTAGTTTTGTTTACAAAAAACCATATATACATACGAAATGTGGGGGTGCCAATCCAAGAATAGCTCTCCCAAAAGTTAATAATTTAATACTATACTCCCAGGAAAATTTTAAATATTATCAGTCTTCAAGAAGATTTAAAAAAGCAAACATTCAGTACATTCCAAATAGAGTAGGGACAATTAATCAAAATTTTTATAAAATAAATAATCTCAAGTCTTCAATAGGCAGTGATAGCTCAAAAATCTTTTTGATAATCTCAAGGATCGATGAATCTAAAAAAAATGACATATTACAGACAATAAACCTTGTAAAAAGATTAAATATTGAGGGCGTAAAAGCTAAATTGATAATTGTCGGAGTTATTCAGGATGAAAAAACTGGTGAAGAAATTAAAACCACTGTCGATAGCAACATATATCTATTTACAGATGATGAATATGCAATCAATGCCAGTCAATTAATTGATGTTGCAGATTTTGTTGTGGGGGGAGGAAGAAGTTTTATGGAAGCTGCATCAAGAGGTAAGATAATGTTATGTCCCTTAAAGAATTCAAAGTATCCTTTACTAATTACCGAAAAAAATTTTGACAAAGCATTTAATCAGAATTTTTCAAGTAGGATAACTATTGACGACTTTGATCCAGATGAAAATTATCAACAAATATCTCAGGCATTAATAGATGAAAAGTATGCAAATGAAATTACAATATTTATAAAATCGGCTTCGAACAAGTACTTTGAGATTGACAGTCAACTCACGAAATACTACGAGATTTATAGTAAAATAAAATACAAGCCTTGTTTCAATATCTTTGATCTGACGGCCCAGTTTTTTAGACTGAAGGTATGTAATAAATTAACGTTTTAATATATATCGACCCGTGCTCTGTAGCTTTTAAACATGAAAGCAGAGAAACTTTAGTTCGATTTTGATGATACATTTTTTCCCTTAATAATTTTCAAAATTACATTTAACAGAAAATCAAAATCATTTTTATTACAAATAAATAACTCTCTTAAACTCAACTGAGTAATTCGTAGATAATAATATAAAATTGATATCGATGCAAGCGTATAACTAACGGTTGAAGCAAAAGCAGCACCACAACCTCCAAAATCTGGTATTAAAATTATATTAAGCACTATATTGATCAAAACGGCTGGTAAAAACAATTTTATAGTAATATCAGGTTTCCCTCTACCAGCCAGATCCATGTTAATAATTTTAAAAAAACTCATCATAACTATTCCAGGTAATAGTATTTTTAGCATTTTGATACTTGGAATATATTCTTCTCCATACAAAAAAGGAATTATATACCCACTTGCAAAATACAAAAATACTGATCCGAAAAGGACAACAGGGAAAATAATCCTTACCATTTTTGCAATATCTTGAGAGAATTTATTTGAATCCTTTGCGTTTGCACTATACGCAAAAATAACTAGCCCAAATGCAGCTGGTAGCTGCCATAATAATTCAGCAAAACCAACTCCTATTGTATATTGACCTATTTCTGCAACATTACTCAAGTGTTCAAGTATGATTATGTCCACTCTATAATTTAGATTCAAGATAAACAATGACAGAGCATATACAGATCCTATAGAAACCATCTTTTTAATTATTTCAGATTTACAGCATATCTTCAAAGAATATTGACTCTTAATAGACAAGACTGCATATATAGCAAGCCCCATTTTGGCAATCAGTGTGGCTAAAACTGCGCCTAATATATATAATTTTATAACAAATACAAAAAAGATAATGAGTACAAAATTAATTATAGGTACTAAATACGTTATTTTATTGAATTTATTTATTTTTTGTTTGCCGATTAAAATTCCAGTAAAGTAATTTATAGTCAGATCTGCAGGAACTGTAAGCGAAGCAAGTAATATTAACATCAGGTTATAATCTGGATTTTTAGTGTACGCAATTATTGCAACTGAAGTTAAAACTCCAATTATGCTCGATGAAATAAGTAATAATAATGTTACACCTACAATGTCTGACTCTGAATACTTTTTCCTACCAAGATAATAAACAGTTGCCTGACGCATTCCCATACTTAAAAGGCTAATCAAAATTGTAGGATAAACTAAAAGAGCCGTGAAGGCTCCTCTTCCCGCAGGTCCAAGCCATCTCGCAAGTAGTACTCCTGATACGAAACCTATAATCAATGTTAACATCTGAGTGCCAAAAACAGATATACCATCTTTTGCCAAACTGTAGTTCTTTACCATTTTATACCCTACGTTATTCAATTTTTTTTGCAGGAATTCCTACGGCGGTTGTGTTTTTAGGTACATCAGTCAGTACAACTGAATTTGCACCAATTACAGCATTTTCATGAACAGTTATTCCACCTATAACTTTTGCCCCAGAATAAATTATTGCTCCTTGTTTTATTGTGGGGTAGGACTTTGGTTCGCCTTTATGCCCATGGCTTCCAAATGTAGTTTGTTGAAAAATTGTAACTTCATCTTCAATAATTACTCCCGCTCCAATTATTACGCCTGAAGGATGAGTAAATTTTATTCTATTACCTAACTTAGCTCTATAATCTATTTCATTGCCGCCAAGAATATATTGTCTATATTTAATAAGAGGAAGAGCTCTCCTGGCCATTTTTGATTTTAGATAACAATATCTAGAAATACGATACCAAAATATCAGTTTAAAAGAAATATTCAAAGAAAAGATCACAACCTTACCCAATAAATTTTTGCCACCGTAGAAAATTAAATCTTGATTTATATCTTTCAAGCAGGTCTTTAAACTGTATTCAGGTTCATCTTTTTTCAATTATTCCAACCTCATGCAACGATCTGAGACTTCCCAGCTCTCCTAAATACTTTACTTCGCTTTCTAAACAAATTCCATAACGTTGATATACAATTTTTCGAATATATTGGGCAATAGAAATCACATCTTTAGCTGTAGCATTCCCCAAGTTTACTATAAAATTGGCATGCTTTTCCGAAATTTGAGCACCACCTATTTGATAACCTTTTAAACCTGCTTCTTCAATTAACTTTCCAGGAGGTGCAACAGTGTCGTTCATAACAGGATTACTTAAAAAAACAGATCCACAATTTGGATAATTAAGTGGAAATTTGTTCTTACGTTTATTTAGTATATTTCTCATTTCGGACTTTATTCGTTCTTTTTCTCCAATTTCACATTCTAACTCAATTTTACAAATTATATAACCAGAATCCTGAAATACTGATTTTCTGTAAGAAAAATCACATTCTTTTTGAGAAAAAGATATCAAATTATAATTCCTGTCAATAACCCATATTTTTTTGACAATATCTCCTATGCATTTTCCACCGCTTCCCCCGTTCATAAAAATAAGTCCGCCAAGAGTGCCTGGAATTCCAATAGCATGTTCAAGACCTGATAAACCATTATCTGATAATATTTTTGCAAATTTTGGAGTCCAGATACCTGCTTCTGCGCAAACCTTTTCACCTTTAATAGTATACCTGGAAAAATTATTTCCCAACTTTACAATGATTCCACGAAAACCTTCATCAGAAAAAAGTAAATTTGTTCCATTTCCTATAATGGCTGTGGGAATTTTCATTAAATCAGCGTATTGTATAATTTCGATTATCTGTTCGATATTATATGGTTCAATTAAAACGTCTGCAGGACCGCCAATACGCCAGCTACTATGTTTTGAAAGAGGCTCTTTTAAATAAATATCTCCTACATTTTTATTAATCAAATCATTTATTTTATCCATATCTCACATTTCCCCCCAATGAAATTAATTTTTCCATAAAATTGTCGTATCCTCTTTCAATCTGCCAGGCATCTGAGATCCGGGTCTCGCCTTTTGCCACCAGGCCAGCTAACGTTAATGAGATACCAGCTCGGAGATCAAGAGCTCTTACTTGAGCACCATTAAGGGGATTCCCACCGATGATTTCCAGTATATTACCATTGATATTATATTGCAAGCCCATTTTGGCCAGTTCACTTGCATAACAATATCTACCAGGAAAACGCAGGTCAATAATTTTGGAACTACCTTTTGCACAGGCGCCATAAACGGCAAATAAAGGTTGCATATCTGAATTAATTCCCGGGTAAGGGCCGGTACTAATCTCTATTGGATAGGGGGTCCCTCCTCTGACGATCAGGCTATTTTCACCAATATAGTACTTTGCTCCACTTTCACGAAGATGTATTAATGGAACTTCAAGATCTCGGAAAGGAAAATTGATAATTTCAATATCTCCACCTGTAATTACTGTAGCAATTAACCAGGTAATCGCTTCCATATTATCAGGAATTACAGAATATTTAACCCCATATAATTTTTCTACCCCTGTAATTTCTATATGTTCCTGTCCAAATACCTGGATTTTTGCACCCATCTTATTAAGAAAATTAATTAAATCTAAAATTTCAGGACGAATATGAGGGTTCCAAACTCTAGTTATACCTTCAGCCAAACATCCACATATTATTGAATTTTCAGTAGCACCTGTCGAACGAATAGGTAAGAATATATCGGTGCCTTTTAGCCCATCTTCTGCTTTGGCACAAAGCATATCATTTTCAACCCAAACTTTTGCCCCCATGTTCCTGAGAATCATTTCGTGCAAATCAAATTTTCTCTCTCCGAGATCACACCCTCCGGGAAGGGGGACTTTCGCTTCGCCTATACGGCTAACTAAAGCACCTAATACAAGTAGGGTGTTACGAATTGAACGTTTTTTCCAGTTAAGAACTGATAAGGGAGTTTCTTTCTCAGAAATGATTATTTTGTCTTCACTTATATCACAGTTTTTCCCAAGAACTTCTAGCATACCAACGTGAATTTGAGCATCAAGTAACTTAGCAGGATAATTTGTAAGTTCTATTTTTTCCTTTGTTAGCAATGATGCTGCAAGGAGCCTTAAAGCGCTATTTTTTGCTCCACTTATTTTTACTTTCCCTTGAAGTTTAGATGGTTGAATAATATATTCACATGTTGGCACATTCATTTTCATCACTTTCTTATTTAATGACCTTTTAAATCTGTTGTAGATTATTTAAATCAATTCTCATTTATGAACCACTTTGAATACATCTCAAGCCCTTCATCTATTTTGATTTTTGGTTTCCATCCGATCTCGTTCCATGCTTTTTGATAACTTGCAAGGGTATGGTCTGCATCACCTTTTACAGGAGATGTGTAGACAACTTCCGATTTGCTATTATTTATTTTTATGATTTTTTGTGCAAGTTCATTAATGCTGATAGAATGCCCACCACCAATGTTATACACACCTTCTCCTTTTTTCATAAAGATCAAATTTGCCTCAATTATATCATCAATATAAGTGAAATCCCTTGTTTTTTCACCATTTCCAAATATAGTTATAGTTTCATTATTCAAAGCTGATCTTGTAAATATGCTGATTGCAAGATCTGGTCTCATTCGTGGTCCGTAAACAGTAAAATATCTTAAAGATACACTTTTTAAACCATAAAGCTCGTCGAAAACCCGGCAATAGTGTTCTGCTAACAGTTTCGAAACTCCATAGGGAGATAAAGGTTGATTTGGATGTTCTTCATCGAAAGGGAGATATTTTACCTTTCCATATACAGAAGAAGAAGAAGCATTTATGATCTTTTTTACATTAGAGTCCATGGCCGCTTTAAGGAGATTCAAGGTTCCAGTGGCATTTACGTCGTGAGATTTCATGGGATCAGTAACCGAGGTCCTAACTCCCGCTTGAGCAGCCTCATGAAAAACATAATCTACTTCATCTAATATGCTTTTCAACAAATGTTCATCTCTTATATCTCCTTCAACGAGTTCAAAATTCTTATTTTCCATGAAAAAATGTATGTTTTTTCTTTTTATTGAAGGATCATAGTAGCTATCAAAATTGTCCAGACAGATAACCTCATTCCCCAATTTTAATAAACGGTCAATAATATGAGAGCCTATAAATCCTGCTCCACCAGTTACCAATATTTTTTCCATTTATACTCTCCCTTGCACATTTCAAAATCCAAAAATTTCCGTTTATGTTTTTATTTTTTTAAGTTTATTACTGGACATTTTTAAACCACTCTACTGTTGCAATTAATTCTTTTTTAAATTCATTTTTCGGATTATACCCGAATTCTTTAGCTTTTGATATATCTGCCAGAGAATGTTTGATATCTCCAGGTCTTGGTTCTGCATGTATTGATTTTATTTCCTTTCCCAGTATTTCATTAATGTAATCGGCTAGTTGATTAATTGTAATTCTTCTACCACATGCTATATTGAAAATTCCAGTTTTCTTAGACTCACAGGAAAGAATATTCGCATCAACAACGTTTTTGACAAAAGTGAAATCTCTGCTTTGTTCTCCGTCTCCGTATATCACGGGACTCTCATCGTTTAAAATTGAAGTTATGAAGTTTGGGATTACAGCTGCATATTGAGAATTTGGGTCCTGACGTGGGCCAAAAACGTTGAAATATCTTAAGCTGACTGTTGGAAGGCCATAAAGGTCTTGAAAAACCCTGCAGTACATTTCTCCGGTTGCTTTTGTAATTGCATATGGAGACATCGGGTTTATTGGCATATCCTCTCTTTTTGGGAGAGTTGGAGTGTCACCATATACCGAAGAGGACGACGAAAATATTACTTTCTTAATTCCAGCGTCTTTTGCAGCTATCAGAACATTCAGTGTTCCTGTGACATTCGAGTTATTTGAACTAAAAGGATCTTTCACGCTTCTTGGAACACTGGGAATTGCTGCAAGATGGAAGACATAGTCCTTGTCTTTGAAAATTTCTGTTAAGTTCAAGTCTACTATACTACCTTTTATTACAGTTAAATTTTTGTGGTCGAGTAGATGTCTTATATTTTCAATCTTACCTGTAGATTCATTATCAATAATTGTTACTTCATTATCTTCAAGTAGTTTCTCAGCAAGATGGGAACCAATGAACCCCATTCCACCTGTGACTACTACATTTTTAGTTTTCAAATAATCCCCTCTGTAAAATTGTAATTGCAAAGTTATGAAAGCTGTTGCAGTTTTCTTTTCTGGACTTCTTTTTTGATTTGCTGAATATGGCCTCTTCCAAGGGCTTTAACTTCACAGCCAAGTTCGAAATATCTTTTGATATTCTCATCCGATAGTATTCCAAAACAGTCAATAACTGCAATAGGCCCGCCTGCCATCTCTACAATAGTTTCCGGCTCAAAATTAAGATATTCCTTGTGTGGAACTGCGAGGATCAGGGCCTCTATATCTTTAATTGCTGCTGGAAAATCACTTTCGATTTTTAACTCTGCCAGACCTTCCTGGTTTCTGAAGAAATGTTTCCAGGAATGACCAGATGCTGGATATGTATCCTGGTTTTCCATCTCGTACCAGTGATCTACGTATGGATCATGAACACGAATCTCAGCGCCCATTTCAGTCAGTTTTCTGACTACAATTTCACTTCCACTGTATCTTGTATCGCCAACATCCTGCCTGTAACTGGCCCCGCAGATAAGAACATCTGCTCCGGCTATATAGTGCCCCATATTCCGAAGTGCATCTCGAGTAAGTTCGGCTACGTGAAGAGCTCTTGTGTCGTTTACATCAATTGCTGTGGGGGTGATCTTGAAGACCTCATCTCCATCCTCAAAGCCCAGAATATGCTTATAAGCCCAGTAACCCAGACCTCCGTCTTTTGGAAGGCAATAGCCTCCAATCCCTGGGCCTGGGAAGATTATATTACTGTGAGTTGGGCGCATTTTGATTGCATTAATAACTTTTATGAGATCGACACCGTTTCTTTCTGAAAAAAGACTCCATTCATTAAGGAAAGCAAGTATTGTTGCACGGTAGGAGTTTTCAATGATTTTTGCGGTTTCAGACTCAATAGGTCTATCCATTATAGTCAGAGGGTAATCTTTAGTGTTTATTACTTCACTGAGAAACTTTTCAACCTTTTCTCTTGCTTCGTCAGTACAACCTGCACAGACTCTCCAGAAGTCACGTACACTTGCCACATAATCTCTTCCAGGCATTACACGTTCAAAACTGTGTGCAAGTAACGGGGTTGAATCAATTCCACGCTTCTGGAATGCTTTTTTCAGGAGAGGAAGTGCAACGAATTCGGTAGTCCCTGGAGCAACAGTTGTTTCTATTAGCACAAGACAATTGGGGCAGATGTTTTCTCCAATTATTTTCATGGAAGCTTCAAGTGCTGCCATATCGGCTTCACCGGTCCTGACATTTCCAAGTTCACACTTTACATAATCGCACTGGATATCTACCACAACAACATCGGCAAGTTTTAGACATTCGTTTGTGTATGTAGCTACAAGCGTTTTTGTTTCAAGAACACAGCGTTTTATAATCTCATCTACTTCTTTATCTTCTGATTTAACAGGAGATTGTCCTCTGTTTAGCAGTGGTATTTTCCAGTAACTGCGAGTACTTGGTCTCTGACAACCGATTACAAATTTACTATAATTCCCGTTTTCGTCTTTCGTATCTGCAATAATAGCAGCCATTACAGCTCCAACAAACCCGACACCCATCACAACGACAATCTCTTTCCCTTCTTTACGAGCTT
Coding sequences within:
- a CDS encoding serine O-acetyltransferase; its protein translation is MKKDEPEYSLKTCLKDINQDLIFYGGKNLLGKVVIFSLNISFKLIFWYRISRYCYLKSKMARRALPLIKYRQYILGGNEIDYRAKLGNRIKFTHPSGVIIGAGVIIEDEVTIFQQTTFGSHGHKGEPKSYPTIKQGAIIYSGAKVIGGITVHENAVIGANSVVLTDVPKNTTAVGIPAKKIE
- a CDS encoding UDP-N-acetylglucosamine 1-carboxyvinyltransferase is translated as MKMNVPTCEYIIQPSKLQGKVKISGAKNSALRLLAASLLTKEKIELTNYPAKLLDAQIHVGMLEVLGKNCDISEDKIIISEKETPLSVLNWKKRSIRNTLLVLGALVSRIGEAKVPLPGGCDLGERKFDLHEMILRNMGAKVWVENDMLCAKAEDGLKGTDIFLPIRSTGATENSIICGCLAEGITRVWNPHIRPEILDLINFLNKMGAKIQVFGQEHIEITGVEKLYGVKYSVIPDNMEAITWLIATVITGGDIEIINFPFRDLEVPLIHLRESGAKYYIGENSLIVRGGTPYPIEISTGPYPGINSDMQPLFAVYGACAKGSSKIIDLRFPGRYCYASELAKMGLQYNINGNILEIIGGNPLNGAQVRALDLRAGISLTLAGLVAKGETRISDAWQIERGYDNFMEKLISLGGNVRYG
- a CDS encoding oligosaccharide flippase family protein; this encodes MVKNYSLAKDGISVFGTQMLTLIIGFVSGVLLARWLGPAGRGAFTALLVYPTILISLLSMGMRQATVYYLGRKKYSESDIVGVTLLLLISSSIIGVLTSVAIIAYTKNPDYNLMLILLASLTVPADLTINYFTGILIGKQKINKFNKITYLVPIINFVLIIFFVFVIKLYILGAVLATLIAKMGLAIYAVLSIKSQYSLKICCKSEIIKKMVSIGSVYALSLFILNLNYRVDIIILEHLSNVAEIGQYTIGVGFAELLWQLPAAFGLVIFAYSANAKDSNKFSQDIAKMVRIIFPVVLFGSVFLYFASGYIIPFLYGEEYIPSIKMLKILLPGIVMMSFFKIINMDLAGRGKPDITIKLFLPAVLINIVLNIILIPDFGGCGAAFASTVSYTLASISILYYYLRITQLSLRELFICNKNDFDFLLNVILKIIKGKNVSSKSN
- the murB gene encoding UDP-N-acetylmuramate dehydrogenase encodes the protein MDKINDLINKNVGDIYLKEPLSKHSSWRIGGPADVLIEPYNIEQIIEIIQYADLMKIPTAIIGNGTNLLFSDEGFRGIIVKLGNNFSRYTIKGEKVCAEAGIWTPKFAKILSDNGLSGLEHAIGIPGTLGGLIFMNGGSGGKCIGDIVKKIWVIDRNYNLISFSQKECDFSYRKSVFQDSGYIICKIELECEIGEKERIKSEMRNILNKRKNKFPLNYPNCGSVFLSNPVMNDTVAPPGKLIEEAGLKGYQIGGAQISEKHANFIVNLGNATAKDVISIAQYIRKIVYQRYGICLESEVKYLGELGSLRSLHEVGIIEKR
- a CDS encoding nucleotide sugar dehydrogenase is translated as MSSQINNYSAVQESFQGEKSGSVDLTSNIINYSVSPEGEQFSIPEPEEYKEEFKRVKGLVDKARKEGKEIVVVMGVGFVGAVMAAIIADTKDENGNYSKFVIGCQRPSTRSYWKIPLLNRGQSPVKSEDKEVDEIIKRCVLETKTLVATYTNECLKLADVVVVDIQCDYVKCELGNVRTGEADMAALEASMKIIGENICPNCLVLIETTVAPGTTEFVALPLLKKAFQKRGIDSTPLLAHSFERVMPGRDYVASVRDFWRVCAGCTDEAREKVEKFLSEVINTKDYPLTIMDRPIESETAKIIENSYRATILAFLNEWSLFSERNGVDLIKVINAIKMRPTHSNIIFPGPGIGGYCLPKDGGLGYWAYKHILGFEDGDEVFKITPTAIDVNDTRALHVAELTRDALRNMGHYIAGADVLICGASYRQDVGDTRYSGSEIVVRKLTEMGAEIRVHDPYVDHWYEMENQDTYPASGHSWKHFFRNQEGLAELKIESDFPAAIKDIEALILAVPHKEYLNFEPETIVEMAGGPIAVIDCFGILSDENIKRYFELGCEVKALGRGHIQQIKKEVQKRKLQQLS
- a CDS encoding SDR family oxidoreductase is translated as MKTKNVVVTGGMGFIGSHLAEKLLEDNEVTIIDNESTGKIENIRHLLDHKNLTVIKGSIVDLNLTEIFKDKDYVFHLAAIPSVPRSVKDPFSSNNSNVTGTLNVLIAAKDAGIKKVIFSSSSSVYGDTPTLPKREDMPINPMSPYAITKATGEMYCRVFQDLYGLPTVSLRYFNVFGPRQDPNSQYAAVIPNFITSILNDESPVIYGDGEQSRDFTFVKNVVDANILSCESKKTGIFNIACGRRITINQLADYINEILGKEIKSIHAEPRPGDIKHSLADISKAKEFGYNPKNEFKKELIATVEWFKNVQ
- a CDS encoding SDR family oxidoreductase; the protein is MEKILVTGGAGFIGSHIIDRLLKLGNEVICLDNFDSYYDPSIKRKNIHFFMENKNFELVEGDIRDEHLLKSILDEVDYVFHEAAQAGVRTSVTDPMKSHDVNATGTLNLLKAAMDSNVKKIINASSSSVYGKVKYLPFDEEHPNQPLSPYGVSKLLAEHYCRVFDELYGLKSVSLRYFTVYGPRMRPDLAISIFTRSALNNETITIFGNGEKTRDFTYIDDIIEANLIFMKKGEGVYNIGGGHSISINELAQKIIKINNSKSEVVYTSPVKGDADHTLASYQKAWNEIGWKPKIKIDEGLEMYSKWFINEN
- a CDS encoding glycosyltransferase family protein encodes the protein MAYNSGKGGHYYSLRTTSEAISMKFDCTIVVIGTKESPVINQSKLKVYNLVYKNLGFFQVMKDLKKVVDLECPDVIHSFDEDAFFFGSLLSFVYKKPYIHTKCGGANPRIALPKVNNLILYSQENFKYYQSSRRFKKANIQYIPNRVGTINQNFYKINNLKSSIGSDSSKIFLIISRIDESKKNDILQTINLVKRLNIEGVKAKLIIVGVIQDEKTGEEIKTTVDSNIYLFTDDEYAINASQLIDVADFVVGGGRSFMEAASRGKIMLCPLKNSKYPLLITEKNFDKAFNQNFSSRITIDDFDPDENYQQISQALIDEKYANEITIFIKSASNKYFEIDSQLTKYYEIYSKIKYKPCFNIFDLTAQFFRLKVCNKLTF